One genomic region from Xyrauchen texanus isolate HMW12.3.18 chromosome 4, RBS_HiC_50CHRs, whole genome shotgun sequence encodes:
- the fam222aa gene encoding protein FAM222A, producing the protein MLACLQRRQNPAPQHATAACSSNKSLEPTQHINRKCELTVPMSTPRYPSAAELDAYAQKMANNPLSIKIFPTNIRVPQHKHLNRTVNGYDTTGQRYSPYPHLHTGGYHGLLAIVKVSSSSSSSSSSSFVPSKGVLKNSEGRRTKLSPAQIAVAPYPPPNSSTLGHCHGQIMYHAGPPKPPESTTLSVPPNVTVAGSVIPVAGGRGLNVPPQSNLPSIQSIIYQINQHCQAQALQQVCQNGTSMGPLNPSPCKQGTTNSSGGTYVNSVAPQGNMAYSGTVLAGQNGEVIKAGVYPEGMDYLLWQKQQQQQAVLRMYSGGSGGGGAVSKSPETCALGASTMLGGAQVSYSRGYPMTASMSGGGGLDKVSSSPLNCVGMHGNFSVGQYFAPPWNSVLVTPDSDCYNPQELPGATTTAGSATGHRELGFPHHHQHPHHNHHHHHHHHHPAIDSTGGLCCSLPSKSLCNTSVLSSSLQSLEYLINDIHPPCIKEQMLGKGYETVSVPRLLDHQHAHIRLPVYR; encoded by the coding sequence GTGAACTGACTGTCCCCATGTCTACCCCACGCTACCCCAGCGCAGCAGAGCTGGATGCCTATGCGCAGAAGATGGCCAACAACCCACTATCCATCAAGATTTTCCCCACGAACATCAGGGTCCCACAACACAAGCACCTTAACCGGACTGTGAACGGATATGACACCACTGGACAGCGGTACAGCCCCTACCCCCACCTCCACACTGGAGGCTACCATGGTCTGCTGGCAATCGTCAAAGTCTCATCATCCTCATCTTCTTCATCCTCATCATCTTTTGTACCATCAAAGGGCGTTCTCAAAAACTCAGAGGGCAGGAGGACTAAGTTGTCTCCCGCGCAGATAGCAGTGGCTCCTTATCCGCCTCCAAACAGCAGCACTTTAGGTCATTGCCATGGACAGATCATGTACCACGCAGGACCTCCCAAACCCCCAGAGTCCACCACTCTATCAGTTCCTCCCAATGTCACTGTGGCAGGCTCCGTGATCCCTGTGGCAGGGGGCCGGGGGCTGAATGTCCCCCCTCAGTCAAACCTTCCCTCAATCCAGAGCATAATTTATCAGATCAACCAGCACTGCCAAGCCCAGGCTCTGCAGCAGGTATGTCAAAATGGAACATCTATGGGACCCCTGAACCCCAGCCCATGCAAACAGGGGACCACCAACTCCTCAGGAGGAACTTATGTCAATAGTGTGGCTCCACAAGGAAACATGGCCTATTCAGGGACGGTGCTAGCAGGACAGAATGGGGAGGTGATAAAGGCTGGAGTGTATCCTGAAGGTATGGACTATCTGCTGTGGCAgaagcaacagcagcagcaggcaGTGTTGAGGATGTACAGTGGAGGAAGTGGAGGAGGAGGAGCTGTCAGCAAGTCGCCCGAAACATGTGCCCTAGGCGCATCCACCATGCTGGGTGGGGCGCAGGTGTCCTACTCTAGAGGTTATCCAATGACGGCCAGTATGAGTGGCGGGGGTGGGCTTGACAAGGTCAGCTCCTCCCCTTTGAACTGTGTGGGGATGCATGGGAATTTTTCCGTTGGGCAGTATTTCGCCCCTCCTTGGAACAGTGTTCTGGTTACCCCAGACAGTGACTGCTACAACCCTCAAGAGTTGCCAGGAGCTACCACCACGGCTGGATCGGCAACAGGGCACAGAGAGCTGGGTTTCCCCCACCATCACCAACACCCTCATCATAatcaccaccaccatcatcatcatcatcaccctgCCATAGACAGCACAGGTGGTTTGTGCTGCAGTTTGCCCAGTAAAAGCCTGTGTAATACGTCAGTGTTGAGCAGCAGTCTGCAATCATTAGAATACCTGATCAATGACATCCATCCTCCCTGCATCAAGGAGCAGATGTTGGGGAAGGGATACGAGACGGTGTCTGTACCGAGACTGTTGGACCACCAGCATGCACACATCCGCCTCCCTGTTTACAGATAA